In Quadrisphaera setariae, a single genomic region encodes these proteins:
- a CDS encoding alkaline phosphatase family protein — MKLLLIGLDGLRVDLALPEATAADPAFAAPDHPADPRFAAGPRPAGAPEQPVAGSEVLAPTLQRLLAQGGRIVPVWMTPPTDSGPGWSSLLTGTTHEENGVWWNEFVGHRLSRCPDVLSQVWFADPRARTFAACTWAALVDPSGPGPVIHQRVDQQLSGQHVLVKATDFAEGCRSADRQVRTKAAWVLDHEGPDAGFVHFEGVDEAGHDHGCTGPEYRGAISEVDEHVRHLVKAVAERHEQLGERWLVAVTTDHGHKPEGGHGEDEVEVRRSFLLLHEVGGDLTQTELPTTLRSEQVTPLLLRLLGVSRGSWTTDHEVGARTDVDSSGPTRDLTHEW; from the coding sequence GTGAAGCTGCTGCTCATCGGGCTGGACGGCCTCCGCGTCGACCTCGCCCTGCCGGAGGCGACCGCGGCGGACCCCGCGTTCGCCGCGCCGGACCACCCCGCGGACCCGCGGTTCGCCGCGGGTCCGCGGCCCGCGGGCGCCCCGGAGCAGCCCGTCGCCGGTTCCGAGGTGCTCGCGCCGACCCTCCAGCGCCTCCTCGCGCAGGGCGGGCGGATCGTCCCGGTGTGGATGACGCCGCCCACCGACTCCGGCCCGGGCTGGTCCTCCCTGCTCACGGGGACCACCCACGAGGAGAACGGCGTGTGGTGGAACGAGTTCGTCGGCCACCGGCTCTCCCGCTGCCCCGACGTGCTGTCGCAGGTGTGGTTCGCCGACCCGCGTGCTCGGACCTTCGCCGCCTGCACGTGGGCGGCGCTGGTGGACCCGAGCGGGCCGGGGCCGGTCATCCACCAGCGCGTCGACCAGCAGCTGTCCGGCCAGCACGTGCTGGTGAAGGCGACCGACTTCGCCGAGGGCTGCCGCTCCGCCGACCGCCAGGTGCGCACGAAGGCCGCGTGGGTGCTCGACCACGAGGGACCCGACGCGGGCTTCGTCCACTTCGAGGGCGTCGACGAGGCCGGTCACGACCACGGCTGCACCGGGCCCGAGTACCGCGGGGCGATCAGCGAGGTGGACGAGCACGTCCGCCACCTCGTCAAGGCCGTCGCCGAGCGGCACGAGCAGCTGGGCGAGCGCTGGCTCGTCGCCGTCACCACCGACCACGGGCACAAGCCCGAGGGCGGCCACGGCGAGGACGAGGTGGAGGTCCGCCGCTCGTTCCTCCTGCTCCACGAGGTGGGGGGAGACCTCACCCAGACCGAGCTGCCGACGACGCTGCGCAGCGAGCAGGTCACCCCGCTGCTGCTCCGGCTCCTGGGCGTCTCACGAGGCTCCTGGACCACCGACCACGAGGTCGGCGCCCGCACCGACGTCGACAGCTCCGGCCCCACCCGCGACCTCACCCACGAGTGGTGA
- a CDS encoding alpha-L-fucosidase has protein sequence MAMFDPTAQRPAAYQRFLRPVPEWFAGAGLGIFVHWGAYSVPAWAVPLGEHGSHHDDWFLRNPYAEWYANTIRIPGSPAAQHHREDYGDAPYDDFLDAWRAEAFDADALVALFARVGARYVVPTTKHHDGIALWDAPSTGTRNTVARGPRRDLVAEFERATRAAGLRFGVYYSGGLDWHAADTGPIWDADDDSGARPLDAEYAAYASAHVRDLIERYAPDVLWGDIDWPDAGKPEGPLSFAHVLDAFYARCPEGVVNDRWGLTHWDFRTSEYQAGTALEGDQAWENCRGIGLSFGYNRNEGSEHHLDGPAAVRHLVDVVSRGGNLLLNVGPDAAGRIPELQLRCLEGLAAWMAVNSRAVHDTRPLPADVAASSEGDGHWVRWTASRDGAHAFAVVDGAAGEVRLAARAGALQLDGARLLGGGPVAARAVDGVVVVDLPARGTATGPLVVELPLTTRG, from the coding sequence GTGGCCATGTTCGACCCCACCGCGCAGCGGCCTGCCGCCTACCAGCGGTTCCTGCGCCCGGTGCCGGAGTGGTTCGCCGGCGCCGGGCTCGGGATCTTCGTCCACTGGGGCGCCTACTCGGTGCCCGCGTGGGCGGTGCCGCTCGGCGAGCACGGCAGCCACCACGACGACTGGTTCCTCCGCAACCCCTACGCCGAGTGGTACGCCAACACCATCCGCATCCCCGGCTCCCCCGCGGCGCAGCACCACCGCGAGGACTACGGCGACGCCCCCTACGACGACTTCCTGGACGCCTGGCGCGCCGAGGCCTTCGACGCCGACGCGCTCGTGGCCCTCTTCGCCCGCGTCGGCGCCCGCTACGTGGTGCCCACCACCAAGCACCACGACGGCATCGCCCTCTGGGACGCGCCCAGCACCGGCACGCGCAACACCGTGGCCCGCGGCCCGCGTCGCGACCTGGTCGCGGAGTTCGAGCGGGCGACGCGCGCGGCCGGTCTGCGCTTCGGGGTCTACTACTCCGGCGGCCTGGACTGGCACGCCGCCGACACCGGGCCCATCTGGGACGCCGACGACGACTCCGGAGCCCGTCCCCTGGACGCCGAGTACGCCGCCTACGCGTCCGCGCACGTGCGGGACCTCATCGAGCGGTACGCCCCCGACGTGCTGTGGGGCGACATCGACTGGCCCGACGCCGGCAAGCCCGAGGGCCCGCTGTCGTTCGCGCACGTGCTCGACGCCTTCTACGCCAGGTGTCCCGAGGGCGTCGTCAACGACAGGTGGGGCCTGACCCACTGGGACTTCCGCACCAGCGAGTACCAGGCCGGCACCGCCCTCGAGGGCGACCAGGCGTGGGAGAACTGCCGCGGGATCGGCCTGTCGTTCGGCTACAACCGGAACGAGGGCTCGGAGCACCACCTCGACGGACCAGCTGCGGTGCGCCACCTCGTGGACGTCGTCTCCCGCGGCGGCAACCTGCTGCTGAACGTCGGGCCCGACGCGGCCGGGCGCATCCCCGAGCTGCAGCTGCGGTGCCTGGAGGGGCTCGCGGCGTGGATGGCCGTGAACAGCCGGGCCGTGCACGACACGCGGCCGCTGCCGGCCGACGTCGCGGCCAGCTCCGAGGGCGACGGGCACTGGGTCCGGTGGACGGCGAGCCGTGACGGCGCGCACGCGTTCGCCGTCGTCGACGGCGCTGCCGGCGAGGTCAGGCTCGCGGCACGCGCCGGTGCGCTGCAGCTCGACGGCGCCCGTCTCCTGGGCGGTGGACCTGTGGCGGCACGGGCCGTGGACGGCGTCGTCGTCGTCGACCTCCCTGCGCGGGGAACAGCGACAGGGCCTCTCGTCGTGGAGCTCCCCCTCACCACTCGTGGGTGA